In the genome of Mucisphaera calidilacus, one region contains:
- a CDS encoding bifunctional 4-hydroxy-2-oxoglutarate aldolase/2-dehydro-3-deoxy-phosphogluconate aldolase — MSREAILQRLEKERIVAVVRLKAAEDMPALAEALAAGGVRAIEVTLTTTNAIECIRDLDKRFGDELFIGVGSVLTTDDATAAVEAGAKYVVSPVFDPAVIDAAHAANAAAMPGCFTPTEIHRATQAGADVVKVFPADVVGIPFFKAVRAPMPHLRMMPTGGVTLDNAGEWIAAGAIAVGAGSALCSKAALESKDWAAITANAQRIRASADA, encoded by the coding sequence ATGAGTCGTGAAGCGATACTCCAGCGTCTCGAGAAAGAACGCATCGTTGCCGTCGTCCGCCTCAAAGCCGCCGAGGACATGCCCGCGCTCGCCGAGGCACTCGCCGCCGGCGGCGTGCGCGCGATCGAGGTCACCCTCACCACCACCAACGCCATCGAGTGCATCCGCGACCTCGACAAGCGGTTCGGCGACGAGCTGTTCATCGGCGTCGGCTCCGTTCTCACCACCGACGACGCCACCGCAGCCGTCGAGGCCGGTGCGAAGTACGTCGTCAGCCCGGTCTTCGACCCCGCCGTCATCGATGCCGCCCACGCCGCCAACGCCGCCGCTATGCCCGGCTGCTTCACGCCCACCGAGATCCACCGCGCCACCCAGGCCGGGGCCGACGTCGTCAAGGTCTTCCCCGCCGACGTGGTGGGCATCCCCTTCTTCAAAGCGGTCCGTGCTCCCATGCCCCACCTGCGCATGATGCCCACCGGGGGCGTCACCCTCGACAACGCCGGCGAGTGGATCGCCGCCGGAGCCATCGCCGTCGGTGCCGGCAGCGCGCTCTGCTCCAAGGCCGCCCTCGAGAGCAAGGACTGGGCCGCCATCACCGCCAACGCCCAACGCATCCGCGCCAGCGCCGATGCCTGA